The following proteins are encoded in a genomic region of Scyliorhinus canicula unplaced genomic scaffold, sScyCan1.1, whole genome shotgun sequence:
- the LOC119960690 gene encoding G-protein coupled receptor 84-like: protein MCRVFGLILFVANAVSIFSLILIAMSRFVLISDARWFDRVYSRRTMPFFLALPWLLGLNLFGPLWNIYVFLPPVCTCSFHRERGRPYTTILMFFMFGFGLSCIGIFYFLIHRKVKAASQALEGYRLEGDGRGRKPTGAGVSAADSGIADGPSANSLSGEAPTRSTDATSVEIAAPGREIALQAGESGTSSCQAKRSSSGEFRKVTRMCFAMFLVYVTCYFPFCFLHVVDGKKRAPVLVHMVAGNFTWLNSCINPILYAIMNGSSRTPTGGSCAREPASPARGGNRKFL, encoded by the coding sequence ATGTGCCGTGTCTTCGGCCTGATCCTCTTTGTGGCTAACGCTGTCTCCATCTTCAGCCTGATCCTCATCGCCATGAGCCGCTTCGTCCTCATCTCGGACGCCCGGTGGTTCGACCGTGTCTACTCCCGCCGCACGATGCCCTTCTTCCTGGCCCTGCCCTGGCTGTTGGGCCTGAATCTCTTCGGGCCCCTCTGGAATATCTATGTCTTCCTGCCGCCTGTCTGCACCTGCAGCTTCCACCGGGAGCGAGGGAGGCCTTACACCACCATCCTCATGTTCTTCAtgtttggatttggactgagctgCATTGGGATTTTCTACTTCCTCATCCATCGCAAGGTAAAGGCGGCTTCCCAGGCACTGGAGGGGTACCGGCTGGAGGGCGATGGTCGCGGGAGGAAGCCAACGGGGGCAGGGGTCTCCGCTGCAGACAGCGGGATCGCCGACGGGCCCAGCGCCAACTCCCTCTCCGGGGAGGCGCCCACCAGGTCGACTGATGCCACCAGCGTTGAGATCGCAGCCCCTGGCAGAGAAATCGCCCTCCAGGCCGGGGAAAGCGGGACCTCCAGCTGCCAGgccaagaggagcagcagcggcgaGTTTCGCAAGGTGACCCGCATGTGCTTCGCCATGTTCCTGGTCTACGTGACCTGCTACTTCCCCTTCTGCTTCCTGCATGTGGTGGACGGGAAGAAGCGGGCCCCCGTTCTCGTCCACATGGTGGCCGGCAATTTCACCTGGCTGAATAGCTGCATCAACCCAATCCTCTACGCCATAATGAACGGCAGTTCAAGGACGCCTACTGGGGGGTCCTGCGCAAGGGAGCCAGCCTCGCCCGCCCGTGGAGGCAATAGGAAGTTTCTTTGA